A window of Citrus sinensis cultivar Valencia sweet orange chromosome 7, DVS_A1.0, whole genome shotgun sequence contains these coding sequences:
- the LOC102625655 gene encoding pleiotropic drug resistance protein 1-like isoform X2 has translation MEGLGGRDMVYTASNSLRRSASRWRSNSPGAFSVSSSREEDDEEALIWAALEKLPTYNRLRKGILTTSRGEASEIDVNNLGLQERQRLVDKLVKIAEVDNEQFLLKLKNRIDRVGIDLPRVEVRYEHLNIEGEAVLASKALPSFIKFYTTIFEDFLNYLHILPSRKKHFTILKDVSGIIKPGRMTLLLGPPASGKTTFLLALAGKLDSSLKVSGRVTYNGHNMGEFVPQRTAAYISQHDNHIGEMTVRETLAFSARCQGVGTRYDMLMELARREKAAGIKPDPDIDVYMKAVATEGQEANVITDYYLKVLGLDNCADILVGDEMIRGISGGQKKRVTTGEMMVGPALAMFMDEISTGLDSSTTFQIVNCLRQNIHINSETAVISLLQPAPETYNLFDDIILLSDGQIVYQGPRELVLEFFESMGFKCPQRKGVADFLQEVTSKKDQQQYWAHKEIPYRFITVQEFAEAFKSFHVGQKLADELRIPFDKSQSHRAALAKKVYGVGKRELLKACFSREFLLMKRNSFVYIFKLVQIAITALVTMTLFFRTKMKKDSVADGGVYAGVMFFAIVIVMFNGYAEISMTIVKIPVFYKQRDLQFFPPWAYALPTWILKIPISFVEVVVWVFLSYYVIGYDPNAGRFFKQYFLLLAVNQMACALFRFIAAMGRNMVVANTFGTVALLVLFALGGFLLSREDIKKWWIWGYWCSPLMYAQNAIVANEFLGHSWRKFTPDSNEPLGVQVLKSRGFFPDAYWYWLGLGALFGFVLLLHIAFTLALTFLDQFDKPQAVITEDSERDEQDTKIRGTVELSTLGSSSSLTTRSESGGDIWGRNSSSQSLSMTEAAGGVIQPKKRGMVLPFEPHSLIFDEVTYSVDMPQEMKLQGVLEDKLVLLNGVSGAFRPGVLTALMGVSGAGKTTLMDVLAGRKTGGYITGSIKISGYPKKHETFARISGYCEQNDIHSPFVTVHESLAFSAWLRLAPEVDSETRKMFIEEIMDLVELNPLRQSLVGLPGVNGLSTEQRKRLTIAVELVANPSIIFMDEPTSGLDARAAAIVMRTVRNTVDTGRTVVCTIHQPSIDIFESFDELFLMKRGGQEIYVGPLGRHSCHLIRYFEAIPGIEKIKNGYNPATWMLEVTAASQEVALGVDFTDIFKRSELYRGNKALIEDLSKPTPGSKDLYFPTQYSQSAFTQFIACLWKQHWSYWRNPPYTAVRFFFTTLISLMFGTLFWDLGTKTGKNQDLFNAMGSMYIAVLFIGVQYCFSVQPIVSVERTIFYRESAAGMYSGQPWALAQAAIEIPYIFIQSSLYGVLVYAMIGFDWTAAKFFWYIFFMFFTLLYFTFYGMMAVAMTPNHHIAAIVSTLFFGFWNVFTGFLIPRPRIPIWWRWYYWADPMAWTLYGLVVSQFGDLEDKLESGETVKQFLRSYFGYKHDFLGVVAVVVAGFAAVFGFLFALGIKQFNFQRR, from the exons ATGGAGGGTTTAGGAGGTCGTGATATGGTTTACACGGCCAGTAATAGCTTACGCAGAAGTGCTTCCAGATGGAGAAGCAACTCTCCAGGTGCCTTTTCAGTGTCTTCATcaagagaagaagatgatgaggAAGCTCTAATATGGGCTGCTCTCGAGAAGTTGCCTACTTATAATCGTTTGAGGAAAGGGATATTGACTACTTCTAGAGGCGAAGCTAGTGAAATTGATGTTAACAATCTTGGACTGCAAGAAAGGCAAAGGCTGGTTGATAAATTGGTGAAAATCGCTGAAGTTGATAATGAGCAGTTCTTGTTGAAGCTTAAGAACCGTATTGACAG AGTTGGAATAGACCTTCCCAGAGTGGAAGTTCGATATGAACATTTGAATATTGAGGGAGAAGCGGTTTTAGCAAGTAAAGCCTTGCcatcattcattaaattctATACCACCATCTTTGAG GATTTCTTGAACTATCTCCACATTCTTCCGAGTAGAAAGAAACACTTTACAATCCTCAAGGATGTGAGTGGAATCATAAAGCCTGGCAG AATGACATTGCTTTTGGGTCCTCCAGCTTCTGGAAAGACCacatttttgttggctttggCCGGGAAACTTGATTCTAGTCTCAAG GTATCTGGTAGGGTGACATACAACGGGCACAACATGGGTGAGTTTGTGCCTCAGAGAACAGCTGCTTATATCAGTCAACATGATAACCATATAGGCGAAATGACTGTGAGGGAAACCTTGGCCTTCTCTGCTAGATGCCAGGGGGTTGGAACCCGATATG ACATGTTAATGGAGTTAGCCAGAAGAGAGAAGGCAGCAGGTATTAAGCCAGATCCCGACATTGATGTCTACATGAAG GCAGTAGCGACTGAAGGCCAAGAAGCCAATGTGATCACTGATTATTACCTAAAG GTTCTGGGACTGGATAACTGTGCTGATATCTTGGTAGGTGATGAAATGATAAGAGGTATATCCGGTGGACAAAAGAAACGTGTGACCACAG GTGAAATGATGGTTGGACCAGCGTTGGCAATGTTTATGGATGAGATTTCCACTGGTTTAGACAGCTCGACGACTTTTCAAATTGTCAATTGTCTCAGGCAAAATATTCACATCAATAGTGAAACTGCCGTGATATCTCTCCTGCAGCCAGCACCAGAGACTTATAATCTATTTGATGATATTATCCTTCTATCTGATGGCCAGATTGTGTACCAGGGTCCCCGTGAACTAGTGCTAGAGTTTTTTGAATCCATGGGCTTTAAATGCCCCCAGAGGAAAGGAGTGGCTGACTTCTTGCAAGAA GTGACATCAAAGAAAGATCAACAGCAGTACTGGGCACATAAAGAGATACCTTACAGGTTTATTACAGTCCAAGAATTTGCTGAGGCATTCAAATCATTCCATGTGGGACAAAAACTCGCTGATGAGCTTCGAATACCATTTGATAAGAGCCAAAGCCACCGAGCTGCTTTGGCTAAGAAAGTGTATGGTGTTGGCAAGAGAGAGTTGTTGAAAGCTTGCTTCTCAAGAGAGTTTTTACTGATGAAGAGAAACTCATTTGTCTACATCTTTAAGCTCGTCCAA ATTGCAATTACCGCATTGGTAACTATGACACTGTTCTTCAGAACGAAGATGAAGAAAGATTCAGTAGCTGATGGAGGAGTTTACGCTGGTGTCATGTTCTTTGCTATTGTAATAGTCATGTTCAATGGATATGCAGAGATTTCTATGACCATAGTAAAGATTCCTGTCTTCTACAAGCAAAGAGACCTCCAATTCTTTCCACCGTGGGCATATGCTCTTCCCACATGGATCCTCAAGATTCCTATCTCATTCGTGGAGGTTGTTGTTTGGGTATTCTTATCCTATTATGTTATTGGGTATGATCCCAATGCTGGAAG GTTTTTTAAGCAGTACTTTCTGCTCTTGGCAGTTAACCAAATGGCTTGTGCATTGTTCCGATTCATTGCAGCAATGGGCAGGAACATGGTTGTTGCTAATACGTTTGGGACAGTAGCATTACTCGTGCTTTTCGCATTGGGTGGATTTCTCCTTTCACGAG AGGACATCAAAAAATGGTGGATATGGGGTTATTGGTGTTCTCCTTTGATGTATGCGCAAAATGCAATAGTAGCTAACGAATTTCTTGGGCACAGTTGGAGAAAG TTTACGCCAGACTCAAATGAACCACTTGGAGTGCAAGTTTTGAAGTCTCGTGGGTTTTTCCCAGATGCGTATTGGTATTGGCTTGGATTGGGGGCCCTGTTTGGTTTTGTACTACTATTGCACATTGCTTTTACTCTGGCCCTCACTTTTCTTGACC AATTTGATAAGCCTCAGGCTGTTATAACTGAGGATTCTGAGAGAGATGAGCAAGATACCAAAATTAGAGGAACAGTTGAGTTATCAACTCTTGGAAGTAGTTCTAGTCTCACAACTCGCTCAG AGAGTGGAGGCGACATTTGGGGGAGAAACTCTTCTTCTCAGTCCTTATCCATGACAGAGGCAGCTGGTGGTGTAAttcaaccaaagaaaagaggaaTGGTGCTTCCATTTGAACCGCATTCTCTTATCTTTGATGAAGTAACGTACTCTGTTGACATGCCACAg gAAATGAAACTTCAAGGTGTTCTTGAAGACAAATTGGTGCTTCTAAATGGCGTCAGTGGTGCTTTCAGACCAGGCGTTCTTACAGCTTTAATGGGTGTTAGTGGTGCTGGTAAAACAACTTTGATGGATGTGCTGGCTGGCAGGAAAACGGGTGGATACATTACAGggagtattaaaatatctGGTTACCCAAAGAAGCACGAAACATTTGCTCGCATTTCAGGATACTGTGAACAAAATGACATCCACTCTCCTTTTGTTACAGTTCATGAGTCTTTGGCCTTCTCGGCCTGGCTTCGTTTAGCTCCCGAAGTTGATTCTGAAACTAGAAAG ATGTTCATTGAGGAAATCATGGACCTTGTGGAGCTGAACCCATTGAGACAATCACTGGTTGGTTTGCCTGGTGTAAATGGTCTGTCAACAGAGCAGCGTAAGAGGCTTACCATTGCGGTTGAGCTCGTGGCTAACCCGTCTATCATATTTATGGATGAGCCAACCTCAGGGCTAGATGCGAGGGCTGCTGCAATTGTTATGAGAACTGTTAGAAACACAGTGGACACTGGAAGAACTGTAGTGTGCACCATCCATCAACCTAGCATTGATATATTTGAATCTTTTGATGAG TTATTCTTAATGAAGCGAGGGGGACAAGAGATTTATGTTGGTCCATTGGGTCGACATTCTTGCCATCTTATCCGCTATTTTGAA GCAATTCCCggaattgaaaaaataaaaaatggttaTAATCCCGCAACCTGGATGTTGGAAGTTACTGCTGCATCCCAAGAGGTAGCTTTGGGGGTTGATTTTACTGATATTTTCAAACGCTCAGAATTATACAG GGGAAACAAAGCACTTATTGAAGATTTAAGCAAGCCTACTCCAGGTTCAAAGGACCTCTATTTTCCTACTCAGTACTCTCAGTCAGCTTTCACCCAATTTATCGCCTGCTTATGGAAGCAACACTGGTCATACTGGCGGAATCCACCATACACTGCcgttagattttttttcacgACCTTAATATCATTGATGTTTGGGACACTGTTTTGGGACTTGGGCACTAAAAC gGGAAAGAACCAAGATCTGTTTAATGCAATGGGTTCCATGTACATTGCTGTTCTGTTCATCGGCGTTCAATACTGTTTTTCAGTGCAACCAATAGTATCTGTAGAGAGAACAATCTTTTACAGAGAAAGTGCTGCCGGAATGTACTCAGGCCAACCATGGGCATTAGCACAA GCTGCGATTGAGAtaccttatatttttattcagtCATCACTGTACGGTGTTCTAGTCTATGCTATGATTGGATTTGACTGGACAGCAGCGAAGTTTTTTTGGtacatatttttcatgttcTTCACTTTGTTGTACTTCACCTTCTACGGCATGATGGCTGTGGCTATGACACCAAACCACCACATTGCTGCCATTGTTTCAACTctattttttggattttggaacGTCTTTACTGGTTTTTTAATCCCAAGACCT CGGATTCCAATATGGTGGAGATGGTACTACTGGGCAGATCCCATGGCTTGGACCTTGTATGGACTGGTTGTTTCACAGTTTGGAGATTTAGAGGACAAACTGGAAAGTGGTGAAACCGTGAAACAGTTTCTTAGAAGTTACTTTGGTTACAAGCATGATTTTCTTGGTGTGGTTGCAGTTGTTGTTGCTGGGTTTGCAGCAGtctttggatttcttttcgcCCTCGGAATTAAGCAGTTTAATTTCCAGAGGCGGtag